The following are encoded together in the Proteiniphilum saccharofermentans genome:
- the lysA gene encoding diaminopimelate decarboxylase: protein MIKGIFPVEKFKQLDTPFYYYDIELLRATLQAIKKETENKRFHVHYAVKANANPRILKEIAAFGFGADCVSGNEILAAMESGFTPDKIVFAGVGKSDREIEIGLDNDIFCFNVESIPELEVLNTLASAKGKTARVAFRINPNVDAHTHKYITTGLTENKFGINEQDLPRILEVMKDSSNLQLTGIHFHIGSQITDLKSFEDLCVRVKELQEWFNTQGIKLPVINVGGGLGINYQHPNHIPMADFESYFRLFEKNLQLQPNQELHFELGRAVVAPCGSLISRVLFVKEGIQKKFLIVDAGMTDLIRPALYQAFHHIENISSEKGPALYDVVGPICESSDVFAEQIMLDESARGDLIAIRSAGAYGEVMASRYNCRNLPLSYFSDQL, encoded by the coding sequence ATGATCAAAGGAATATTTCCCGTTGAGAAGTTCAAACAACTCGACACCCCATTTTATTATTACGATATAGAGTTATTACGTGCCACACTCCAGGCTATAAAAAAAGAGACAGAGAATAAGCGTTTTCATGTGCATTATGCGGTAAAGGCGAATGCCAACCCGCGCATTCTGAAAGAGATTGCCGCTTTTGGCTTTGGTGCTGATTGTGTAAGTGGCAACGAGATACTGGCCGCCATGGAATCGGGATTTACCCCGGATAAAATAGTCTTTGCCGGTGTGGGGAAAAGCGACCGGGAGATAGAGATCGGACTTGATAATGACATTTTCTGTTTTAACGTGGAATCAATCCCTGAACTCGAGGTTCTCAACACATTGGCCTCTGCAAAAGGAAAAACGGCAAGGGTGGCATTCCGCATCAACCCCAATGTAGACGCACATACACATAAGTATATCACTACAGGACTAACTGAAAATAAATTTGGCATCAATGAACAGGATCTGCCCCGGATCCTGGAAGTGATGAAGGATTCATCCAACCTGCAACTGACAGGCATACATTTCCATATCGGTTCACAGATTACCGATCTCAAATCATTTGAAGACCTTTGTGTAAGAGTGAAGGAGTTACAGGAGTGGTTTAATACACAGGGGATTAAACTACCGGTCATCAATGTAGGAGGAGGACTTGGGATAAACTACCAGCATCCTAACCACATCCCAATGGCCGATTTCGAATCCTACTTCCGGCTCTTTGAAAAAAACCTGCAACTACAACCAAATCAGGAACTGCATTTCGAACTGGGACGGGCAGTAGTGGCACCCTGTGGCTCACTCATATCACGGGTACTTTTCGTAAAAGAGGGCATCCAAAAAAAATTCCTGATCGTGGATGCAGGGATGACCGACCTGATACGTCCCGCACTCTACCAGGCTTTCCACCATATAGAAAATATCTCCTCCGAAAAAGGACCGGCGCTATATGATGTGGTGGGGCCTATCTGTGAATCGAGTGATGTTTTTGCAGAACAGATCATGCTTGACGAAAGTGCCAGAGGAGACCTGATTGCCATCCGTTCCGCCGGCGCATACGGAGAAGTCATGGCATCCCGATATAACTGCCGCAACCTGCCCTTATCATACTTTTCCGACCAACTTTAA